One Dethiosulfovibrio faecalis DNA window includes the following coding sequences:
- a CDS encoding fumarylacetoacetate hydrolase family protein translates to MKFVAFESGGVAGIGVMTADEGAVLDLRSALPDREYRDMQDFIERSSERDIEALRKAIESSDRFGALSMDKVRMLPPIARPIHDVLCVGVNYRDHLEETKGEMKDFAEPSAPVFFTKRAIRIIGDGEPIEARLDLDDQLDYEVELAVIIGKAGADIPAERVEEHVFGYSVLDDLSSRRLQKRHVQWFRGKSLDTYTAMGPVILHKSALPFPVKVDVRSYVNDELRQSSNTAMFIRDIPALVSEISAGMTLEPGDIIATGTPAGVGMGFSPQRFMKRGDTVVCEIPPIGRLVNRVE, encoded by the coding sequence ATGAAGTTCGTCGCGTTCGAATCTGGAGGAGTTGCGGGGATCGGGGTCATGACGGCAGACGAAGGTGCCGTTTTGGACCTCAGGTCCGCTCTACCCGACCGGGAGTATAGGGACATGCAGGATTTCATAGAGAGGTCCTCCGAGAGGGATATCGAGGCCCTGAGGAAGGCCATCGAGTCGTCGGACCGTTTCGGTGCTTTATCTATGGACAAGGTCCGGATGCTCCCTCCAATAGCCAGGCCGATCCACGACGTGCTCTGCGTCGGGGTCAACTACAGGGATCATCTGGAGGAGACCAAGGGAGAGATGAAGGATTTCGCCGAGCCCTCCGCCCCGGTGTTCTTCACCAAGAGGGCGATCCGAATCATTGGCGACGGCGAGCCAATAGAGGCCCGTCTCGATCTGGACGATCAGCTGGACTACGAGGTCGAGCTGGCCGTCATAATAGGCAAGGCCGGTGCAGATATACCGGCGGAGAGGGTCGAGGAGCACGTCTTCGGCTATTCCGTGCTCGACGACCTCTCCTCCCGCAGGCTTCAGAAAAGACACGTCCAGTGGTTCCGGGGCAAGAGCCTGGACACCTACACAGCCATGGGGCCGGTCATACTCCATAAATCGGCCCTGCCCTTTCCCGTGAAGGTGGACGTCAGAAGCTACGTCAACGACGAGCTTCGCCAGAGTTCCAACACCGCCATGTTCATCCGCGATATACCGGCCCTGGTTTCGGAGATCTCCGCCGGGATGACCCTGGAACCGGGGGACATAATAGCCACGGGCACCCCGGCGGGGGTCGGAATGGGTTTCTCCCCTCAGAGGTTCATGAAGAGAGGGGACACGGTGGTCTGCGAGATTCCTCCAATAGGGCGGCTGGTCAACAGGGTGGAGTGA